A window of Pantoea agglomerans contains these coding sequences:
- a CDS encoding phage repressor protein, translating to MCSAFRIETPDGFVIVDRSVKMKPGDEVAFQYDGYPMVGKLFASGLITQDGETIDGEGLEGIIVLGKVTATILEDDDEYRPTI from the coding sequence TTGTGCAGCGCGTTCCGCATCGAGACGCCTGACGGGTTTGTCATCGTCGACCGCAGCGTAAAAATGAAGCCTGGGGATGAGGTGGCGTTTCAGTACGATGGCTATCCGATGGTGGGCAAGCTGTTCGCCTCCGGGCTGATAACGCAAGACGGGGAGACGATAGACGGGGAAGGGCTGGAGGGCATCATCGTGCTGGGTAAAGTTACTGCCACGATTCTGGAAGATGACGACGAGTACCGGCCGACGATCTGA
- a CDS encoding acyltransferase family protein: MERLKGLDGMRGGLALIVASSHAFSHFTGWGTGFNIVRNSTFAVDVFFILSGMVLYYNHKDSLTFEGREVFTFFKSRFLRLYPLHIFASALIPLCLYISNGLFFPDWIGKFSLGKIITDILLLSNFGSLTPYLNPPTWSISSELYVASIVIIACCYRPLISFVIFIVSVLMMIAVSMKSNEIHTPHYLILSGGMLRCMLCVSIGVIAMLALENKKLKCILETYSSWIIGSSVITMLLIMSGVIPSIATYTLVIILISIGLVTLTQSSGPFISLLENKPFIYLGRSSYSIYLMHTPIIYLMLYFKSNDINFNILFAAMSVLATVIVSSLTFRFIERPLTKIGKR, encoded by the coding sequence ATGGAACGTCTTAAAGGCTTGGATGGTATGAGAGGGGGTCTGGCTTTGATTGTTGCTTCAAGCCATGCATTTTCTCACTTTACAGGATGGGGAACAGGTTTCAACATTGTAAGAAATTCAACTTTTGCTGTGGATGTTTTTTTTATTCTTTCCGGTATGGTTTTATATTATAACCATAAGGACAGTCTTACGTTTGAAGGTCGAGAAGTCTTTACATTTTTCAAGTCAAGATTCTTACGACTTTATCCCCTACATATTTTCGCCTCTGCTTTGATACCTCTTTGCCTCTACATTTCCAATGGGCTATTTTTTCCTGACTGGATAGGTAAGTTCTCACTTGGGAAAATAATTACAGATATACTTTTGCTTAGCAATTTTGGTTCGTTAACTCCATATCTTAACCCCCCAACATGGTCTATATCATCTGAACTTTACGTAGCATCAATAGTAATCATTGCATGCTGTTATCGGCCTCTCATTTCTTTTGTTATCTTTATCGTTTCTGTTTTAATGATGATAGCAGTTAGCATGAAATCAAATGAAATACATACACCGCATTATTTAATCCTCAGCGGGGGGATGTTAAGATGTATGTTATGCGTATCAATTGGCGTCATCGCCATGCTTGCACTGGAGAATAAGAAATTAAAATGCATCCTTGAGACATATTCATCATGGATTATTGGCTCCTCAGTCATTACGATGCTGTTAATCATGTCAGGCGTGATCCCATCGATTGCGACCTACACTTTAGTAATAATACTTATATCTATAGGCTTAGTTACTTTAACCCAGTCAAGTGGTCCGTTCATTTCTCTATTAGAAAACAAGCCTTTTATATATCTGGGAAGGAGCTCATATTCTATTTACTTAATGCACACTCCGATCATTTATCTCATGCTGTACTTTAAAAGTAACGACATTAATTTTAATATTCTATTCGCGGCGATGTCTGTCTTGGCTACCGTAATCGTGTCATCCCTGACGTTCAGATTTATAGAAAGACCACTTACTAAAATAGGTAAGCGTTAG
- a CDS encoding DUF2612 domain-containing protein, producing the protein MSKYTDLITNYHRGKPLFVDHVDLSTRPLTDTSTTLQNLLTAFDIDSAIGVQLDVLGEWIGRTRIVSQPISGVYFSFDTDGVGWDQGVWQGPYDPDAGFTSLSDDTYRIVLKAKIAINSWDGQNDSLPAILETALEGSGLRMQIVDNQDMTISVWVFPEEDISQVSLELLAAIKQGYLTVKAAGVWAGDVQTPSILTPSVGSKFFGFDMDNEYIAGFDDGAWGVTL; encoded by the coding sequence ATGAGCAAATATACCGACCTGATTACCAACTACCACAGGGGAAAGCCTCTGTTTGTCGACCATGTCGACCTGTCAACGCGTCCGCTTACTGATACTTCCACAACCCTGCAGAATTTGCTCACTGCCTTCGATATAGACAGCGCGATAGGCGTGCAGCTTGATGTTCTGGGTGAGTGGATTGGGCGAACGCGAATCGTCAGCCAGCCAATCAGCGGCGTCTACTTCTCATTTGATACCGATGGGGTTGGCTGGGATCAGGGCGTCTGGCAAGGACCGTATGACCCGGACGCAGGCTTCACTAGCCTGAGTGATGACACTTATCGCATTGTCCTGAAGGCGAAGATAGCCATCAACAGCTGGGATGGCCAAAACGACTCGCTGCCGGCGATTCTGGAAACAGCGCTTGAAGGTTCCGGTTTGCGGATGCAAATCGTCGACAACCAGGACATGACCATCTCAGTCTGGGTATTTCCGGAAGAGGATATCAGCCAGGTGTCACTCGAGCTTCTGGCTGCTATCAAACAAGGTTACCTGACAGTTAAAGCTGCCGGAGTATGGGCCGGCGATGTTCAAACGCCTTCTATTTTAACACCATCAGTTGGGTCGAAATTCTTCGGCTTCGATATGGACAATGAATATATTGCCGGCTTTGATGACGGCGCATGGGGAGTGACACTTTAA
- a CDS encoding Gp138 family membrane-puncturing spike protein, protein MSVNPQSLAGGELQAMKVLSDTIFSMLRVSMPGIIQSFDPIACTCTVQPAISGQVADEAGAFKSAPLPLLVDVPVVFPRGGGCTITFPVKAGDECLVVFSDRCIDFWWQNGGVQEPVDPRQHDLSDAFAFIGPQSQAEVIGNISTSTLQMRTDDGAAYIELDPNSHAVNIVAPGGLNVTTPLAKFSQAVTITGLLTWMGGMVGSLATGTAAKITGAIEFIGSLKSNGKDISDSHTHSGVQTGTGNSGKVN, encoded by the coding sequence ATGTCAGTCAATCCTCAGTCGCTGGCAGGCGGCGAACTGCAGGCGATGAAGGTGCTGTCTGACACCATCTTCTCCATGCTGCGCGTCTCTATGCCTGGAATCATCCAGTCGTTCGACCCTATAGCATGTACCTGCACTGTTCAGCCGGCCATATCAGGTCAGGTTGCAGATGAGGCAGGCGCGTTTAAATCTGCGCCCCTACCACTGCTGGTCGACGTTCCGGTGGTATTTCCACGCGGTGGTGGCTGCACCATTACTTTCCCTGTGAAAGCTGGCGACGAGTGCCTGGTGGTGTTTTCCGATCGCTGCATCGACTTCTGGTGGCAGAACGGCGGCGTGCAGGAGCCTGTCGACCCTCGGCAGCATGATTTGTCAGACGCCTTTGCGTTCATTGGCCCGCAGTCGCAGGCGGAAGTTATAGGGAATATCAGCACCTCTACGCTGCAGATGCGAACGGATGACGGTGCGGCTTATATTGAGCTCGACCCAAACAGCCATGCCGTGAATATCGTGGCGCCGGGCGGCCTGAACGTGACGACTCCTCTCGCCAAATTCAGCCAGGCGGTGACCATTACCGGATTGCTGACATGGATGGGCGGAATGGTCGGCAGCCTTGCAACTGGAACCGCGGCGAAAATTACGGGCGCCATCGAGTTTATCGGTAGCCTGAAGTCCAACGGCAAAGATATCAGCGACAGTCACACGCACAGCGGCGTGCAGACCGGCACTGGCAATTCTGGCAAGGTGAACTGA
- a CDS encoding phage baseplate plug protein — protein sequence MQASEIPLSPDNQQFSLAINRVNYSIRTVWRDAAGWVIDLLDSSGAGIVTGIPLVTGANLLASFSYLELGFGLVVLCDDPTQDYPTKTDLGISSHLWAVTE from the coding sequence ATGCAGGCCAGTGAAATACCCCTGTCACCGGATAACCAGCAATTTTCCTTAGCGATAAATAGGGTTAATTACTCGATAAGGACGGTTTGGCGTGACGCCGCGGGCTGGGTGATAGACCTGCTAGACAGCAGCGGCGCAGGTATTGTGACCGGCATTCCTCTGGTTACGGGCGCCAACCTGCTGGCGTCATTTTCTTATCTTGAACTCGGCTTCGGGCTCGTGGTGCTTTGCGATGATCCGACGCAGGATTACCCCACAAAAACCGACCTGGGCATCAGCAGCCACCTCTGGGCCGTAACGGAGTAA
- a CDS encoding phage baseplate protein, translating into MDILSTLFSQQSRKIGLIVPDVVITEKHSDTLEITEHPVEKDAPVADHAFKRPPELVMEVGFSGGGSLLDLLDTSSIGLSLGLSPKEVYQQLIDLQESRVPFDVVTGKRLYTNMLIRVLDVTTDRTSENVLMATLTLRGVIISSTQTISVADKGDMSQGVSTSAVQNSGVKSTKPTGSQSILSKLSDLF; encoded by the coding sequence ATGGACATTCTTTCTACGTTGTTTTCACAGCAGAGCCGGAAAATCGGGCTGATAGTGCCAGACGTGGTGATTACCGAAAAACACAGCGACACACTGGAAATCACAGAGCATCCCGTAGAAAAGGATGCTCCTGTTGCTGACCATGCGTTTAAAAGGCCACCCGAACTGGTGATGGAAGTAGGCTTTTCTGGCGGAGGTTCGTTGCTGGACTTGCTCGATACGTCATCAATAGGGCTTAGCCTCGGCCTTAGCCCGAAAGAGGTGTATCAGCAGCTGATCGACCTGCAGGAAAGCCGCGTGCCGTTTGACGTGGTAACCGGCAAGCGCCTCTACACCAACATGCTGATCCGCGTGCTGGATGTAACGACTGACCGTACATCGGAAAACGTGCTTATGGCGACGCTGACGCTGCGCGGGGTGATCATCTCTTCTACGCAGACGATATCTGTAGCGGATAAGGGCGACATGTCGCAGGGCGTAAGCACTTCAGCAGTGCAAAACTCCGGCGTTAAGTCGACAAAGCCCACCGGCAGCCAGTCGATTTTATCGAAGCTGTCCGACCTGTTTTAA
- a CDS encoding transglycosylase SLT domain-containing protein, producing the protein MNAQTIKDFLVSLGFQVDEAGARKFDTVIAGTTAQAMKLGVAVEAAAISVVAFTAKIASGLDQLYWASQRTGATVAGIQAIGYAAAQAGSSAEAARGSLESLSRFMRNNPGAEGFLNRLGVQTRDASGNMRDMASIFTGVGQQLNKMPYYRANQYAQMLGIDENTLMAMRRGMGQFGAQYTQMAKAIGFNADQAAASSNRFMTSLRAFGQMAGMARDKIGSNLAEGLSGSIDTLRKQIVDNFPKIEQTIISGVKGILWLAEVIGRVVYRLIQAGGDIMQWWSSLDKSTQRLIEVFGALVIAWRILNGAFVMSPIGMITALGLAILALYDDYKTWKEGGQSLIDWKKWEPQIKGAIKGVDDLKDAVMRLLGIDPQTWTAKWDMSNLMENLGELSKMLDGIARLLNAIKDGRWKDAYAIGRELINQGQGNPDALPAVSASADSAADYIKDKTGFDPRSIGAAMKRWFGDSSAQPIAAEDPGPERIYPVDGPVEQYGQSIRRPQASKEGSQLLGWLQPMFSKLEQLYQLPVGLLKSVAITESAGNPNAMSGAGAQGLFQLMPGTAKDLGLRGNEAFDPVKSAQAAAKYLAQLLKANNGDLPKALASYNWGIGNVQKHGMALMPQETRNYIPRVLSNMPASGAQISQETNIHIHGVNDPSRAASEVADKQMAVNSRFSQALGTGPR; encoded by the coding sequence ATGAACGCTCAGACTATCAAGGATTTTCTGGTAAGCCTCGGCTTTCAGGTTGATGAGGCCGGTGCTCGCAAATTTGATACGGTTATCGCCGGCACAACCGCGCAGGCGATGAAACTGGGTGTTGCCGTTGAAGCTGCAGCTATTTCCGTGGTTGCCTTTACTGCCAAAATCGCCAGCGGCCTTGACCAGCTCTACTGGGCGTCTCAGCGTACGGGCGCAACGGTCGCGGGCATTCAGGCGATCGGCTATGCTGCGGCTCAGGCCGGGTCGAGTGCAGAAGCTGCGCGCGGTTCGCTGGAAAGCCTTTCACGCTTCATGCGTAACAACCCGGGCGCCGAAGGATTTCTGAATCGCCTGGGTGTGCAGACGCGTGACGCCAGCGGCAACATGCGGGATATGGCGTCCATCTTCACAGGCGTCGGCCAGCAATTGAACAAAATGCCTTACTACCGCGCGAATCAGTACGCGCAGATGCTGGGCATTGATGAAAACACCCTGATGGCAATGCGCCGCGGGATGGGCCAGTTTGGCGCGCAGTATACGCAAATGGCGAAAGCTATCGGCTTTAATGCTGACCAGGCTGCCGCCAGCTCTAACCGCTTCATGACGTCTCTGCGTGCGTTCGGCCAGATGGCGGGGATGGCACGCGACAAGATCGGCTCTAACCTGGCGGAGGGGTTGTCAGGTTCTATCGATACCCTGCGCAAGCAAATCGTCGACAACTTCCCGAAGATTGAACAGACGATTATCAGCGGCGTTAAAGGCATCCTGTGGCTCGCTGAGGTCATCGGCCGCGTCGTGTACCGGCTGATACAGGCCGGCGGCGACATCATGCAGTGGTGGTCATCGCTGGATAAGTCAACGCAGCGCCTTATCGAGGTGTTCGGCGCGCTCGTTATTGCCTGGCGCATCCTGAACGGTGCGTTCGTGATGTCGCCGATAGGGATGATAACCGCCCTTGGACTTGCCATTCTGGCGCTCTACGACGATTACAAAACGTGGAAGGAAGGCGGCCAGTCACTCATCGACTGGAAAAAGTGGGAGCCTCAGATAAAGGGCGCCATCAAAGGCGTCGACGATCTGAAAGATGCCGTTATGCGACTACTAGGCATCGACCCGCAGACATGGACAGCCAAATGGGACATGAGCAACCTCATGGAAAACCTTGGCGAGCTGTCCAAAATGCTGGACGGGATAGCGCGGCTGCTCAACGCCATTAAAGACGGACGATGGAAAGATGCCTACGCGATCGGGCGCGAGCTGATAAATCAGGGGCAGGGTAACCCCGATGCATTGCCTGCCGTATCCGCCAGCGCGGACAGTGCCGCAGACTATATCAAGGATAAAACCGGATTCGACCCGCGCAGCATCGGGGCGGCCATGAAAAGATGGTTTGGTGATAGCTCTGCCCAGCCGATAGCGGCGGAAGACCCTGGACCAGAGCGAATCTATCCGGTAGATGGCCCGGTTGAACAATACGGGCAGTCTATCAGGCGGCCTCAGGCGAGTAAGGAAGGCAGTCAGTTGCTGGGGTGGCTGCAACCGATGTTCAGTAAGCTCGAGCAGCTATATCAGCTACCTGTGGGATTGCTGAAAAGCGTTGCGATCACCGAGTCTGCAGGCAACCCCAATGCGATGTCTGGCGCCGGCGCGCAGGGGCTGTTTCAGCTAATGCCCGGCACGGCTAAGGATTTGGGGCTGCGCGGTAACGAGGCATTTGACCCGGTTAAGTCCGCACAGGCTGCAGCAAAATATCTCGCCCAGCTCTTAAAGGCCAATAACGGCGACCTTCCTAAAGCGCTCGCTTCTTATAACTGGGGCATCGGTAACGTGCAGAAGCATGGCATGGCGCTAATGCCGCAAGAAACCCGGAATTATATCCCGCGCGTTCTCAGCAATATGCCGGCCAGCGGCGCACAGATCAGCCAGGAAACTAATATCCATATCCACGGAGTTAACGACCCCAGCAGGGCCGCCAGCGAAGTCGCCGACAAACAAATGGCGGTGAACTCACGCTTTTCACAAGCACTCGGAACGGGGCCGCGCTGA
- a CDS encoding DUF6889 family protein, whose translation MRPVDAGYISYSALKDGSVDLADIARMNDWLDLKADNNNRIERWRKANERSDYQGFSGKPRLSG comes from the coding sequence ATGCGCCCGGTTGATGCCGGGTACATCAGCTATTCAGCCCTGAAGGATGGTTCGGTAGATCTGGCAGACATTGCCAGAATGAATGACTGGCTCGACCTGAAGGCTGACAACAATAACCGCATAGAGCGCTGGAGAAAGGCAAATGAACGCTCAGACTATCAAGGATTTTCTGGTAAGCCTCGGCTTTCAGGTTGA
- a CDS encoding phage tail assembly chaperone, translating to MEFEIKGVQYRTAKLSVFDQLKVSRKLLPVLAGVLADFQGIKAASQGGDMYKAMETALPKIADALAGMSEEDTNAIIFPCLSVVSRQNGKTWAPVMSQEQLMFDDIDLMSMLQMVGRVVGDSLGNFLPALPASETAPQ from the coding sequence ATGGAATTTGAAATCAAGGGCGTCCAGTACCGCACCGCGAAGCTCAGCGTCTTCGACCAGCTGAAAGTTTCTCGCAAGCTGCTCCCGGTTCTTGCCGGGGTGCTGGCCGATTTTCAGGGCATCAAGGCAGCATCTCAGGGCGGCGATATGTATAAGGCGATGGAAACTGCCTTGCCGAAAATCGCCGATGCACTGGCGGGCATGTCTGAAGAAGACACGAACGCCATCATCTTCCCCTGCCTGTCAGTGGTTTCCCGCCAGAACGGAAAAACCTGGGCGCCGGTCATGTCGCAAGAGCAACTGATGTTTGATGACATCGATCTGATGAGCATGCTGCAGATGGTTGGTCGGGTGGTAGGCGACAGCCTGGGAAATTTTTTGCCCGCACTCCCCGCCAGCGAGACTGCGCCCCAGTAA
- a CDS encoding DUF3277 family protein, producing the protein MSTYSFMDVSASLAGPSGIIDLGYGSANSEEGITVTMTEAKNTMTTGADGEVMHSLHAGKSGTITVNLLKTSPQNKKLSLMYNAQSLSSSLWGNNVIVLRNKQSGDTVTARAVAFQRQPDWNNPKVAGTVAWVFDAGKIDEVLGEY; encoded by the coding sequence ATGTCTACTTATTCATTCATGGATGTCAGCGCCAGTCTGGCAGGCCCGTCCGGGATCATTGACCTTGGATACGGTTCAGCCAACTCGGAAGAGGGCATCACCGTCACGATGACGGAAGCTAAAAACACCATGACAACTGGTGCCGATGGCGAAGTGATGCATAGCCTGCACGCAGGCAAGTCAGGGACGATCACCGTCAACCTGCTAAAGACCTCTCCGCAAAATAAAAAGCTCTCTCTGATGTACAACGCGCAGAGCCTGTCATCTTCCCTTTGGGGCAATAACGTCATTGTCCTGCGGAACAAGCAGTCCGGTGACACCGTTACCGCGCGCGCAGTGGCTTTCCAGCGCCAGCCTGACTGGAACAACCCAAAGGTGGCCGGAACCGTAGCGTGGGTATTTGATGCCGGTAAAATCGACGAAGTTCTAGGGGAGTATTAA
- a CDS encoding DUF3383 family protein, translated as MAGLSVSRISDVTVTLSAKAAQGRNFGSMLILGASTVIPIKERLRIYESADDIGDDFGINSEEYKAALIWFSQSPQPSEVYVGRWVESLATGETGNTETLPEAVNTLLGYNAWYGLHLAVETDPTLADVTSIAAAIQAATVSRVFAYTTQDAAVMDSSSTTDIAAALKAAGYGRTFLQYSSTSRYAALSAFGRAFTVDYTGSNTTITLKFKSEPGVTYETLSAPQANALEAKNCNVYVLYDNDTAILEQGVMSNGDFFDERHGLDWLQNAVQTADYNTLYTSDTKIPQTDSGTTMRISNIELVLQQAVGNGLFAPGVWSGGPIGQLAKGDTLTKGYYIYAPSVDSQLQADREARKGVPIQVAGKLAGAVHYGSVAITVVR; from the coding sequence ATGGCGGGATTATCCGTTAGTCGCATCTCAGATGTGACGGTTACCCTTTCGGCTAAAGCAGCCCAAGGGCGAAATTTTGGTTCGATGCTTATCCTTGGCGCATCGACAGTCATCCCGATCAAGGAGCGCCTGCGCATTTATGAAAGCGCTGATGATATTGGTGACGATTTCGGCATTAACAGCGAAGAATATAAAGCGGCGCTGATCTGGTTTTCCCAGTCGCCCCAGCCTTCGGAGGTGTATGTCGGTCGCTGGGTGGAATCATTAGCAACTGGCGAAACTGGTAACACAGAAACCTTGCCTGAGGCCGTTAATACGCTGCTGGGCTATAACGCCTGGTACGGCCTGCACCTGGCGGTTGAAACTGACCCAACGCTCGCTGACGTAACCAGTATTGCAGCGGCTATCCAAGCGGCAACTGTTTCGCGTGTATTTGCTTATACCACGCAGGACGCTGCAGTAATGGATTCGTCCTCCACAACCGATATTGCAGCTGCCTTAAAAGCGGCAGGTTATGGTCGAACCTTCCTGCAATATTCCTCTACCAGTCGTTATGCAGCGTTGTCAGCGTTTGGCCGGGCTTTCACGGTCGATTATACGGGAAGTAATACGACTATCACCCTCAAGTTTAAGTCAGAGCCTGGCGTAACGTATGAAACCCTGAGCGCCCCTCAGGCGAACGCTCTGGAGGCCAAAAATTGCAACGTCTATGTCCTCTATGACAATGACACAGCCATTCTTGAGCAGGGCGTGATGTCGAATGGTGACTTTTTCGATGAGCGTCATGGTCTCGATTGGCTGCAAAATGCGGTACAGACAGCCGATTATAACACCCTCTACACCAGTGACACGAAGATCCCCCAGACCGACTCAGGGACCACTATGCGCATTTCCAACATTGAGCTTGTTCTGCAGCAAGCAGTTGGAAACGGCCTCTTTGCTCCCGGCGTATGGTCAGGTGGACCGATAGGCCAGCTGGCTAAGGGTGACACGCTGACCAAGGGCTATTACATCTACGCTCCCAGCGTTGACAGTCAGCTTCAGGCAGATCGAGAAGCGCGTAAAGGCGTACCCATTCAGGTTGCCGGAAAACTGGCCGGAGCTGTGCACTATGGCTCCGTTGCAATCACTGTAGTGCGCTAA
- a CDS encoding head-tail adaptor, with protein MPTLDVTDVLLSPEFLDTTLVVKRNEQTVDDDGFPKNITTETPFGGVVTVDRSLETRRMQAGQVINGAILIITTYRLSSGNTGIDADIVTYRGRDYRVTFVDPYTAYGAGFVQAHCELQPFDGGPRE; from the coding sequence ATGCCGACACTTGATGTAACTGACGTTCTGCTGTCGCCTGAATTTCTCGATACGACGCTCGTGGTAAAGCGCAATGAGCAGACGGTCGATGATGATGGCTTTCCCAAAAACATCACCACTGAGACCCCTTTCGGTGGCGTGGTGACGGTTGACCGTTCACTGGAAACCCGGCGCATGCAGGCCGGCCAGGTGATTAATGGCGCAATCCTGATTATCACCACCTACCGCCTGAGCAGCGGCAACACCGGCATTGATGCCGACATCGTGACTTATCGCGGCCGCGACTATCGCGTGACCTTTGTCGATCCGTACACGGCTTACGGCGCCGGTTTCGTCCAGGCGCACTGTGAGCTGCAGCCGTTTGATGGAGGCCCGCGTGAGTAA